The Salvia miltiorrhiza cultivar Shanhuang (shh) chromosome 2, IMPLAD_Smil_shh, whole genome shotgun sequence DNA window TTTTCCTTGCAAAAATCTGACTTCTCCTTGCTTGCCTCCATGTCCTAATCCTCCATTATCTTGTCGGCGACCTTCTCCTGATTTTCTACCTTATCCATTTCAAGATCTCCCTGAGTAGTCCTCCCCTTCTCCCCAGGTTCAACCAACACTTGCTCCTCCTCTATCTCCTCACGGAGGTTGCTCGTCTGCCCCTCAACACCATTCAACTGTTCTCCAATAGATCCCAAAATCATATTAACACGATCCTCAGAAACCTTCCTAGTCACAGAATCCAGAAGATCTGGTCCATAGGTAGGAGCTTCCTCAATCAAACAATCACCTTTCGAATCTGACTCCACAGTCCCCTACTCCAGCATTTGAAACGCATTCTGAGTTGTTAGCGGAGACTCACTCCTGTTGATAGCCCCTTGCTCAGTGTTGTTATTCTCGACAGTTGCAGACTGTTGTATTGGCTTCCAATTATTGCGTCTGTTCACCGGGATGAATCCCTCATTCTCCTTTCCTGCCACGTTCTTCTCATGTTTTTCCTTGTTCTCCCTCGTGATTTCTGGTTTATTCTCAGCCCTTTTTTTAACCTTATTACATCTGTCAAGCGAATGGCCCGCTAGCTTGCACTTAGAACAAAAAGCAGGAAGGTATTCAAAATCAAATTCCACATAGAAGGAACATTCTTCACTATCAATAAGCAGGACCTCCGGCAACTTAGCAGCCAGGTCCACTTCGATCAAGATACGAGCATAGTGCCCAACTTCTCCGAGAGCTGTCGCGCTATCAACTTTGATCGGAGTGCCAAGAGCTCTTCCAATTCCAGTGATGATGTCTAGAGTCCAGTACTCTAGCGGAAGATAATAAATTCTGGTCCAAACTTGACAAAGCGAAGAAACTTCCTTGTAAGGATTGAAGTTTCTAACCCATTCCCGAAGCCTCATCGTTCCAGCAAGCAGATCCCAGACAGGTCTGCTTTTCACCTTAGCTTTATCTTCCTCACCGGAAAACGTTATCGTGTAAAAACTTTTCCCCATGGGAATGAGTTTCCACTCCTTTTCCACCTCCCATAAAACTTGCAATTCCTTTTTATTTCGTAGAAAGGCTTCGGCTTTTCTCCCTTACGCAAAAAGAGTCTGCCAATCAAAGCGTATTGAAACTTATTGACCTTTGTCTGGAGAAGATCGCGTGAAATCGTAAGAGCAACTTCCTCTTGCTTCTCCACCGGATTCAAAGAAGTGAACCGATGAACAAGCACATCCGGCTTCTTTTCCAAATGTTTCGGTTTCATCAACGTCGCGAACGATTTCTTAGGGCTTGAAGGTTGTGATGGGTCGTCAACATGAACTACACTCGAAGCCTTCCCCGTCAAATCCTTAGGGTTGATCGAAACCCTAGTTTCAGTAGCGGTGATTCTGAAACCCTCCATAGTAGAGACCGTAGAACTTTTCTCAAAATTATTCGAGACCTTTGGCAGATGAAGTCCCGACTTATCCATGATCAGACGCTAGGCGGAATCCGGCGCCGTCGGGCTGTGCATGGCGGCGGCGAAGGCAAACTAGGTTAAAACCTTCGCGCAAGGCATTGCTCTTCGGATTGAAAACTTTTGATTCAACTTTGTAGAATGTGTCGTAGTtcatatcttagataaaataaaagtaaatattgtcatttgagtttattattgaatggttagggtttagtattccgtgtttagggtttagtattccctatttagggtttagtattcagtgtttacaatggttaatacttatattcacataagtatgcATTTAAGCATGGAAATGCATATCTTAGATaacataaaagtaaatattgtcatttgaatttattattgaatatgactagggtttagtattcaaggtttagggtttagtattctctatttagggtttagtatttcgtgtttaggtttaaaaaatattgaaggatggttaatacttatattcacataagtatacatttaagcatgtaaatgtatatcttagataaaataaaagtaaatattgtcatttgggtttattattgaatggttTGGGTTTAATTCTTTTCGCAAGAAACTTGAATAGTCTCATTAAAACTTTGAAAatattgatcaaaaaaaaaaaattgaatggtTTGGGTTTAgaattcagtgtttagggtttacaaaatattgaatgataggtaatacttatattcacataagtatatatttatgcacaataatgtatatattaagataaataaaagtgaatattTCCATttgggtttagtattcattatttagggtttaatattcaagggttagggtttagtattccctatttagggttcagtattaagtgtttagggtttagtattcagtgtttaagttttaaaaatattgaatgatgcgTAACACTTATATtcatataagtatacatttaagtatcaaaatgtatatcttaggataaataaaagtgagtaTTTCCATTAAGgagtaaatatttccatttggatttattattaaatggctagggtttagtattccgtgtttaggtttaaaaaatattgaatgatggttaatatttttatattcacataagtatacatttaagcatggaaatgtatatcttagatacaataaaagtaaatattatcatttggatttattattgactggttagggtttagtattcagtgtttagggtctacaaaatattgaatgattggtaatatttatattcacataagtatacatttatgcacaataatgtactccctccgtccacgaaataaactcccagttggggttcggcacggagactaagaaagctgaaaaaggtggtgtaaaagactaaaagggtagtgtttatgtattgttattacttttactaatctttaactagcaatttgataataataataataataataataataataacaacaataacaataaaaataataaggataataataataataaaaataataacaataataataataataacaatagtaataataataataataataataataataataataataataataataataataataataataataataataacaataataacaataataagaataataataagaagaagaagaagaaggataataataataataataataataataataataataataataataataataataataataataataatataattaataataataagaataagaataagaataagaataagaataagaataataataataataagaagaagaataagaataataacaataataataataataataataataataataataataataataataataataataataataataacaacaacaacaacaacaacaacaatactaacaacaacaacaacaacaacaacaacaacaacaataataataataataataataataatactaataataataataataataataataataataataataataataataataaggatagtaataataataataataataataataataataataataataataataataataataataataataataataataataataataataataataataataataataataataataataataagaataagaataaggagaataataataaggatagtaataataataataataataataataataataataataataataataataataataataataataataataataacaataataataacaataataacaacaataataacaacaacaacaataataataagaataataataataataacaacaacaataacaataaaaataataataataataataacaataataacaacaacaactataataataagaataataacaacaacacaacaaacaacaacaacaacaacaacaataataataataaataataataataataataataataataataataataataataataataa harbors:
- the LOC131007967 gene encoding LOW QUALITY PROTEIN: uncharacterized protein LOC131007967 (The sequence of the model RefSeq protein was modified relative to this genomic sequence to represent the inferred CDS: inserted 2 bases in 1 codon); its protein translation is NNNNNNNNNNNNNKNNKDNNNNKNNNNNNNNNNSNNNNNNNNNNNNNNNNNNNNNNNNNNNNNKNNNKKKKKKDNNNNNNNNNNNNNNNNNNNNNNIINNNKNKNKNKNKNKNNNNNKKKNKNNNNNNNNNNNNNNNNNNNNNNNNNNNNNNNNNTNNNNNNNNNNNNNNNNNNNNNNNNNNNNNNNNNNNNNNNKNKNKENNNKDSNNNNNNNNNNNNNNNNNNNNNNNNNNNNNNNNNNNNNNNNNNKNNNNNNNNNNNKNNNNNNNNNNNNNYNNKNNNNNTTNNNNNNNNNNNXNNNNNNNNNNNNNNNNNNNNNNNNNNNNNNNNNNNNNNNIHNKIIRIITTTTNNNNNNNNNNNNNNNNNNNNNNNNNNNNNHDDNNNNNNNNNNNNNNNNNNNNNNNNNNYNNNNNINNKDTNNNNNNNNNNNNNI